One Dethiobacter alkaliphilus AHT 1 DNA window includes the following coding sequences:
- a CDS encoding 5-formyltetrahydrofolate cyclo-ligase produces MEEKKTLRKDVLCQCDLLTEEDVISFSNSIAEKLFSLPEYQAAKTIMYYANFNKEVVTLDMIPKTLAEGKRVIVPKTVHKERRMILSEVFDVEDDLTPGLWNIPEPKPDKLRPVDVKEIDFVVVPGVAFDEQGNRLGYGGGYYDRFFQDLRPDVPLVAVTYELQMVEQIPVSPWDRTVDLIITEKRVIDCRKGQN; encoded by the coding sequence ATGGAAGAGAAAAAAACATTACGTAAAGATGTATTATGTCAATGCGATCTGTTGACCGAAGAAGATGTGATTTCCTTTAGCAACAGTATTGCCGAAAAACTTTTTTCATTGCCTGAATATCAGGCGGCAAAGACAATTATGTACTATGCCAATTTTAACAAAGAGGTTGTAACTCTGGATATGATTCCAAAGACCCTTGCTGAGGGCAAACGGGTTATCGTGCCGAAAACGGTTCATAAAGAGCGGCGAATGATTCTTTCGGAAGTTTTTGACGTGGAGGATGATCTTACACCGGGATTGTGGAATATCCCGGAACCAAAGCCGGATAAATTAAGGCCGGTTGATGTTAAAGAGATTGATTTTGTAGTGGTTCCCGGCGTGGCTTTTGACGAGCAGGGTAACAGACTGGGCTATGGGGGCGGCTACTATGACCGTTTTTTCCAGGATCTTCGCCCTGATGTGCCTTTGGTTGCCGTAACATATGAATTGCAGATGGTGGAGCAGATTCCCGTTTCTCCCTGGGATCGAACTGTGGATCTGATAATTACTGAGAAACGAGTTATCGACTGCAGGAAGGGCCAGAATTAA
- a CDS encoding HD-GYP domain-containing protein, with amino-acid sequence MMIMDMERLKVGEKLSGSICCDFSYNVLLRQGTIIQHSHLEQLRKLYSQGVRFVMNDESGNDGLNLQILNQVTDEGVRRAYLDTYMVGKHLFENMKAGNPVNIKLAYEAVDLLVGQMLKSDSLLLQLASVRIIDDYTFSHMINAALYAAAFGRCLNKTPREINDLCLAGLLHDMGKAKIPVKILQKPGDLSAQEYEMIKNHPQYGYHELQKLKELNERVRQAALQHHERLDGSGYPNGLRAGEISLFARIIAIVDIYDALTSDRCYRGRMLPHESVEVLMADCSVDKLDARLVKLFLKNIALYPLDTKVLLNNGKQGRVVKIHPDLPLRPVVELAEPEESCLYIDLMQYPTLFISQILT; translated from the coding sequence ATGATGATAATGGATATGGAGCGCCTTAAAGTGGGCGAAAAACTATCTGGATCTATCTGCTGTGACTTTTCTTACAATGTGCTGCTGAGACAGGGCACTATTATTCAGCATTCCCATTTGGAGCAGTTAAGAAAGCTCTACTCCCAAGGGGTGCGCTTTGTGATGAATGATGAGTCCGGAAATGACGGCTTGAATCTGCAAATCCTTAATCAAGTCACCGATGAAGGTGTGCGCCGTGCATATCTGGATACCTATATGGTGGGCAAGCATCTTTTTGAAAATATGAAAGCCGGCAATCCGGTTAACATTAAACTGGCCTACGAAGCGGTGGATCTGCTGGTGGGGCAGATGCTTAAAAGTGACTCCCTTCTCCTGCAGCTGGCCTCAGTCCGCATCATTGATGACTATACTTTTTCCCATATGATTAATGCCGCACTTTATGCTGCGGCTTTTGGACGTTGCCTGAATAAAACTCCCAGAGAAATAAACGACCTGTGTCTGGCAGGCTTGCTGCACGATATGGGCAAAGCAAAAATCCCGGTAAAGATCCTGCAAAAGCCGGGCGACTTGTCGGCACAAGAGTATGAGATGATAAAAAATCATCCACAGTATGGCTACCATGAGCTGCAAAAACTTAAGGAACTAAACGAACGGGTGAGACAGGCTGCTCTGCAGCACCATGAGCGCCTTGACGGAAGCGGCTATCCAAACGGGCTCCGTGCCGGGGAAATAAGTTTATTTGCCCGCATAATTGCCATTGTGGATATTTACGATGCCCTGACCTCCGATCGATGCTACCGTGGTCGCATGCTGCCCCATGAAAGTGTGGAGGTCCTCATGGCAGATTGTTCCGTTGACAAGCTCGATGCCCGGTTGGTTAAGCTGTTTCTCAAAAACATTGCCTTGTATCCGCTGGACACAAAGGTACTGCTAAATAACGGCAAACAGGGCCGGGTGGTCAAGATTCATCCCGACCTTCCGCTGAGGCCTGTGGTTGAGCTGGCGGAACCGGAGGAGAGTTGTTTGTACATCGATCTGATGCAGTATCCTACTTTGTTCATTTCCCAGATTTTGACCTGA
- a CDS encoding MtnX-like HAD-IB family phosphatase yields the protein MFRHQSDVVVLCDFDGTITNEDIGFNIIQTFAGEGWHEIEDAFQRGEKGSREALLEIFALTRVSKETLTRFVDKHFHVDPHFPAFLDLCHTKNIAVTVLSDGFDFYIDLMFEKFKVDVPYLANKLKVVDCSLHADFPHSSGQCGACGNCKLDFAKNVKKKGKKIIYIGDGYSDKCVSNLADVVFAKDVLADYCREQGTDFYPFTGFDDILNVCREKLFANLLEWEGKDENSSGCS from the coding sequence ATGTTTCGGCACCAAAGCGACGTGGTGGTGCTGTGTGATTTTGACGGTACCATTACCAACGAAGATATAGGGTTTAATATAATTCAGACCTTTGCCGGTGAGGGCTGGCATGAAATCGAAGATGCATTTCAGCGGGGAGAAAAGGGCTCCCGGGAGGCGCTCTTGGAGATTTTTGCCCTGACCCGTGTTTCCAAAGAGACGCTGACCCGTTTTGTGGACAAGCATTTTCATGTGGACCCTCATTTCCCCGCATTTCTGGATTTATGCCACACCAAAAACATTGCCGTGACTGTTCTCAGTGACGGCTTTGACTTCTATATCGACCTAATGTTTGAGAAATTTAAAGTGGATGTCCCCTACCTGGCCAATAAACTAAAAGTTGTGGACTGCAGCCTGCATGCCGATTTTCCCCATAGCAGCGGGCAATGCGGCGCGTGCGGTAATTGTAAACTGGATTTTGCCAAAAACGTCAAGAAAAAGGGTAAGAAGATAATTTACATAGGGGACGGATACTCGGATAAATGTGTCAGCAACTTAGCTGATGTGGTTTTTGCCAAAGATGTGTTGGCGGATTACTGTCGGGAACAGGGAACCGATTTTTATCCTTTTACAGGTTTTGACGACATATTGAATGTCTGCCGTGAAAAATTGTTTGCCAATCTATTGGAGTGGGAGGGAAAAGATGAAAATAGCTCAGGATGTAGTTGA
- a CDS encoding NADH-quinone oxidoreductase subunit NuoF, which translates to MRKTLEPLRQEAISNWQKLQNFDKPIIMVGAATCGRASGALDVMHAIGDKLKELDIEAIVRQVGCVGMCHSEVLVDIIKPGRPRITYANITPDLSKELVEDYLVHENAREDLAICVSDDTPEDDLQVRVVMRNCGHIDPNSITDYLAQDGYMGLAKALEMTPQEIIDEVKESGLRGRGGGGFPAGRKWESCLRVDADQKYVICNADEGDPGAFMDRSVLEGDPHSVIEGMAIAGYAIGATKGILYVRAEYPLAIRQLKIAIEQAKERNLLGKNILGSGFDFELDIFQGAGAFVCGESTALVLSIEGRRGMPKPLPRPRTSEEGLWGKPTLLNNVKTFACVAQIIHRGTDWFKSIGTENCPGTAVFALTGKINKSGLIEVPMGIQLEKIINDIGGGVAGGRAFKAVQTGGPSGGCLPPEMLNLPVDFDSLTAAGSMMGSGGMVVMDDTTCMVDVARYFLEFSLEESCGQCTPCRAGTEQMLTILNDISQGKGREGDIDLLVEMGEAIIDGSICGLGQSAPNPVLSTIRYFREEYEAHIRNKECPAKACKELITYTIDAEKCSACGRCLKACPSEAITGAKKTPHAIDAEKCDKCGICFTECPDRFAAIQITTGRTENSN; encoded by the coding sequence ATGCGAAAGACTCTTGAGCCGCTTCGCCAGGAGGCAATTTCTAACTGGCAGAAGTTACAGAATTTTGATAAGCCGATTATCATGGTTGGTGCTGCCACTTGTGGGCGTGCCAGCGGTGCTTTAGATGTGATGCATGCCATCGGCGATAAACTAAAGGAATTAGATATTGAAGCAATTGTCCGTCAGGTAGGCTGTGTGGGAATGTGTCACTCAGAGGTTCTGGTAGATATTATTAAGCCGGGACGCCCGCGGATCACTTATGCTAATATTACTCCCGATTTGTCAAAAGAACTGGTTGAGGATTATCTTGTTCACGAAAATGCAAGAGAAGATTTGGCAATTTGTGTTTCTGATGATACTCCTGAAGATGACCTTCAGGTCCGGGTTGTAATGCGCAACTGTGGTCATATTGATCCCAACAGTATTACTGATTACCTGGCTCAGGATGGGTATATGGGATTAGCCAAAGCTCTGGAAATGACGCCACAGGAAATCATTGATGAAGTTAAAGAGTCCGGCCTGCGCGGCCGCGGCGGCGGGGGGTTCCCTGCAGGCCGCAAGTGGGAATCCTGCCTGCGCGTGGATGCGGACCAAAAATATGTGATTTGTAATGCCGACGAGGGTGACCCCGGCGCATTTATGGACAGATCCGTATTGGAGGGCGACCCTCATTCTGTTATTGAAGGGATGGCCATCGCCGGCTATGCCATCGGAGCAACAAAAGGTATTCTTTATGTTCGTGCCGAGTATCCTTTAGCTATTCGTCAGCTGAAAATTGCTATTGAACAAGCCAAGGAACGGAACCTGCTGGGCAAAAATATTCTCGGCAGCGGATTTGATTTTGAACTGGATATCTTCCAGGGCGCCGGTGCCTTTGTTTGCGGTGAATCAACTGCGTTGGTACTTTCCATTGAAGGCAGGCGCGGCATGCCCAAGCCGCTTCCCCGTCCAAGGACTTCAGAAGAAGGGCTTTGGGGCAAGCCCACTTTGTTGAACAACGTAAAAACCTTTGCCTGTGTGGCGCAAATCATTCACCGTGGTACAGACTGGTTCAAAAGTATCGGAACTGAAAACTGTCCCGGTACCGCAGTGTTTGCTTTGACCGGTAAAATTAATAAGAGCGGTCTGATTGAAGTGCCCATGGGGATTCAATTAGAAAAAATTATTAATGACATCGGTGGTGGCGTTGCCGGTGGGCGTGCTTTCAAAGCTGTTCAGACCGGAGGCCCGTCAGGCGGTTGCCTGCCACCGGAAATGCTTAACCTGCCTGTAGATTTTGACTCCTTAACGGCTGCCGGCTCTATGATGGGCTCCGGCGGAATGGTTGTTATGGATGATACCACCTGTATGGTTGACGTGGCCAGATATTTCCTGGAATTTAGTCTGGAAGAATCCTGTGGTCAGTGTACTCCCTGCCGTGCAGGTACAGAGCAGATGCTCACAATCTTAAATGATATCAGTCAGGGTAAAGGCCGGGAAGGTGATATCGACCTTCTGGTGGAAATGGGTGAGGCAATTATTGATGGTTCTATCTGTGGCCTTGGTCAAAGCGCTCCCAACCCTGTCTTAAGTACGATTCGCTATTTCAGAGAAGAATACGAGGCACATATCCGTAACAAAGAGTGCCCTGCCAAAGCCTGTAAAGAGCTTATCACCTATACAATTGATGCGGAGAAGTGCTCTGCTTGCGGACGCTGCTTAAAGGCTTGTCCGTCGGAAGCCATAACCGGAGCAAAGAAAACACCGCATGCCATTGATGCCGAAAAGTGTGACAAGTGCGGTATTTGCTTCACCGAGTGCCCGGATCGCTTTGCTGCGATACAAATTACAACCGGTCGCACTGAGAACTCAAATTAA
- the proS gene encoding proline--tRNA ligase, whose product MGKKDKEFVKEITPRAEDYSQWYLDVILKAQMMDYSPVKGCMVIRPYGFTLWENMQAGLDERIKATGHRNAYFPLFIPESLLQKEADHVEGFAPEVAWVTHGGNEKLSERLLVRPTSETIICEMFSRWIQSYRDLPVLMNQWCNVVRWEKVTRPFLRTSEFLWQEGHTAHRSEEEAEEHTLRMLEVYRDFVENDLAVPVVKGQKTENEKFAGARETYSIEALMSDGKALQAGTSHNLGTHFAKVFDITYLDSDGELKHVWQTSWGVSTRLVGAIIMVHGDDRGLVLPPKVAPTQVILVPIAPKKVREEVLPKAAAIYEEIKEAGIRIEMDDREEYSPGWKFNEWEMKGVPLRIEVGPRDLEAGQAVLARRDNGEKETVAIGDLKARVPILLGEIQANMFEKAKNFREENTYRTDDYEEFKKIIEEKRGFVISRWCGHGECEQAIKEETKATIRCIPFNLEASPGKCLRCGTESDKLVYFARAY is encoded by the coding sequence ATGGGAAAAAAGGATAAAGAGTTTGTAAAAGAGATTACTCCCCGAGCTGAGGACTATTCCCAGTGGTATTTGGATGTTATTTTAAAGGCGCAGATGATGGATTACTCCCCTGTAAAGGGCTGCATGGTAATCCGGCCCTATGGTTTTACTCTTTGGGAGAATATGCAGGCGGGGTTGGATGAGCGTATTAAGGCCACCGGCCACAGGAATGCTTATTTTCCGCTGTTTATCCCGGAGAGCCTATTGCAAAAGGAAGCAGACCATGTGGAAGGGTTTGCTCCGGAGGTGGCCTGGGTTACCCATGGCGGCAATGAAAAGCTGTCGGAGCGACTCTTGGTGCGGCCCACCTCCGAGACCATTATCTGTGAAATGTTTAGCCGCTGGATTCAATCGTATCGGGATTTGCCGGTATTGATGAACCAGTGGTGCAACGTGGTGCGCTGGGAGAAGGTGACCCGGCCGTTTTTGCGGACCTCGGAATTCTTGTGGCAGGAAGGTCATACCGCCCATCGCAGCGAAGAAGAAGCAGAAGAGCATACCCTGAGAATGCTGGAAGTGTACCGCGACTTTGTGGAAAACGATTTGGCGGTACCGGTGGTGAAGGGGCAGAAAACGGAAAACGAAAAGTTTGCCGGTGCCCGGGAAACCTACTCCATTGAAGCGCTGATGAGTGACGGAAAGGCATTGCAGGCCGGCACATCACATAATCTGGGCACCCATTTTGCCAAAGTGTTTGATATTACCTACCTGGACAGTGACGGCGAACTAAAACATGTCTGGCAGACGTCCTGGGGTGTATCCACCCGCCTGGTGGGAGCCATTATCATGGTGCACGGTGATGACCGCGGACTGGTGCTGCCGCCGAAAGTGGCGCCCACGCAGGTTATTTTGGTTCCCATTGCGCCAAAGAAGGTGCGGGAAGAAGTGCTGCCTAAAGCGGCGGCCATTTATGAAGAGATTAAAGAGGCGGGAATCCGCATAGAAATGGACGACCGGGAAGAATATTCACCGGGGTGGAAGTTTAATGAATGGGAAATGAAGGGCGTTCCGCTGCGCATTGAAGTGGGGCCCCGTGATCTGGAAGCGGGACAGGCTGTGCTTGCCCGCCGGGATAACGGTGAAAAGGAAACGGTGGCCATCGGTGATTTAAAAGCCCGGGTACCGATTCTTTTGGGAGAAATCCAGGCCAATATGTTTGAGAAGGCCAAAAATTTCCGTGAGGAAAATACGTACCGTACTGATGACTACGAAGAGTTTAAAAAGATAATTGAGGAAAAGCGCGGCTTTGTCATTTCCCGCTGGTGTGGGCATGGCGAATGTGAACAGGCCATAAAAGAAGAAACCAAAGCCACCATCCGCTGCATTCCCTTTAACCTGGAAGCATCCCCGGGCAAATGCCTGCGCTGCGGAACCGAATCCGACAAGCTGGTCTATTTCGCCCGCGCTTACTAG
- a CDS encoding aspartate aminotransferase family protein yields the protein MEKLIKLNDLPNLQRTQVRENFKTHMNPGLCTLFGLLDFDKLYVKAEGTYVWDEEGNRYLDFLGGYGSLNLGHNHPRIIAALNEVSSMPNLLQASMGIAASALAHNLAQLAPGKLNNTFFCNSGAEAVEGAIKLARIATGRQRILSCKSGFHGKTLGSLSVTGREKYHKGFEPLLPSCNVVDFCELEELEEALKTKDVAAFIVEPIQGEGGIIVPPQGYLKAAQDLCRKYGTLFVADEIQTGLGRTGTMFASEREGIEPDILCLAKSLGGGIMPIGAVMTTTELWNKAYGGIEKCLLHTSTFGGNTWAATAGLATLEVLHEENLVARSAELGDYLINGLRTLQEKYPIIRDVRGRGLLVGIEFEQPAQGVLSKVAGAVNKLSAEYLGAMVAGVLLNKYRVITAYTLNNPNVVRLEPPLVVTKEQIDVVLNALEETFEKNRSLLGFGLSSGKTMLSGMFGRRR from the coding sequence ATGGAAAAACTAATTAAGCTAAACGACCTGCCTAACCTGCAGCGTACCCAGGTGCGGGAGAATTTTAAGACCCACATGAATCCGGGGTTATGTACCCTGTTTGGGCTGCTGGATTTTGATAAGCTGTATGTGAAGGCTGAGGGCACCTATGTCTGGGATGAGGAAGGAAACCGCTATCTGGATTTTTTAGGGGGCTACGGCTCGCTGAATTTGGGGCATAACCATCCCCGCATCATCGCCGCCCTCAATGAAGTCAGTTCTATGCCTAATCTGCTGCAAGCCTCCATGGGCATTGCTGCCAGTGCTTTGGCCCATAACCTGGCGCAGCTTGCCCCGGGTAAGCTAAACAACACCTTCTTTTGCAACAGCGGCGCTGAGGCTGTGGAAGGAGCAATTAAGCTGGCCCGCATTGCCACCGGCCGGCAGCGGATTCTTTCCTGCAAAAGTGGCTTTCACGGCAAAACCCTGGGCTCTTTGTCTGTGACGGGGCGGGAAAAATACCATAAAGGTTTTGAGCCGCTGTTGCCGTCATGTAACGTGGTGGATTTCTGTGAGCTGGAAGAGTTGGAAGAAGCATTGAAAACAAAGGATGTGGCCGCCTTTATTGTGGAGCCCATTCAGGGTGAAGGCGGAATTATCGTCCCGCCGCAGGGGTATCTAAAAGCGGCACAGGATTTATGCCGTAAATATGGCACATTGTTTGTTGCCGATGAGATTCAGACCGGCCTGGGCCGCACCGGCACCATGTTTGCCAGTGAGCGGGAAGGGATCGAACCTGATATACTCTGCCTGGCCAAGTCATTGGGAGGGGGCATTATGCCCATCGGGGCGGTTATGACCACCACTGAATTATGGAACAAGGCGTACGGCGGCATTGAAAAGTGCCTGCTGCATACTTCCACCTTTGGCGGCAATACCTGGGCGGCAACCGCGGGATTGGCTACATTAGAGGTGCTGCATGAGGAGAATCTGGTGGCCCGCTCCGCAGAGCTTGGCGATTATCTCATAAACGGCCTGCGCACACTGCAGGAGAAATACCCCATTATCAGGGATGTGAGGGGGCGTGGCCTCTTGGTGGGTATTGAATTTGAACAGCCCGCTCAGGGTGTGCTGTCTAAAGTGGCGGGAGCAGTAAACAAGCTTTCCGCTGAGTACCTGGGAGCCATGGTGGCCGGCGTTTTGCTCAACAAGTACCGCGTAATTACCGCCTATACCCTGAATAATCCCAATGTGGTAAGGCTGGAGCCGCCTCTGGTAGTGACTAAGGAGCAGATTGATGTGGTACTAAATGCCCTGGAGGAAACATTTGAGAAGAACCGTTCTCTGTTGGGTTTTGGGCTAAGTTCCGGGAAAACCATGCTTTCGGGGATGTTTGGCCGCAGAAGGTAA
- a CDS encoding DUF362 domain-containing protein, producing the protein MSSKVYFTDMRASAKHESLPQKVNKLFKAAGFAKLIAEDELTAVKLHFGEKGGTAFINPVLVRQVVDRVKEAGGKPFLTDTNTLYVGERANSVDHIQTAIENGFSFATVQAPIIIADGLFGKNYQEVPIDGTHFDSVKIGSDIANANGMIALSHTKGHILTGFGGAIKNLGMGCGNRGGKQMMHSSLKPKVKGEGCKVCSTCLKWCPADAILIMEETAEIDHDKCIGCGECTVVCPTRAIKIQWKSETVDVQERMAEYAWGAIKDKLGKVAFINFIMNVTPDCDCNAWSDAYIVNDVGIVASTDPVAIDQASIDLINGQTGLQNTRLEQNFAPGEDKFKGVYPETDHEAQLRHAEKLGMGSREYELIRI; encoded by the coding sequence GTGTCCAGTAAAGTTTATTTTACAGACATGCGCGCCAGTGCCAAGCACGAAAGCCTGCCGCAGAAGGTGAACAAACTGTTTAAGGCTGCCGGCTTTGCCAAGCTGATTGCCGAAGATGAGCTGACGGCTGTGAAATTACACTTCGGGGAAAAAGGCGGCACAGCCTTTATTAACCCTGTTTTGGTCCGTCAGGTGGTGGATCGGGTCAAAGAGGCGGGCGGCAAGCCCTTTCTCACCGATACCAACACTTTGTACGTGGGTGAGAGGGCCAACAGTGTGGACCACATTCAGACTGCCATTGAAAACGGCTTCTCCTTTGCTACGGTGCAGGCGCCCATCATTATTGCCGATGGATTATTCGGTAAGAATTATCAGGAGGTTCCCATTGATGGGACCCATTTTGATTCTGTTAAGATTGGCAGTGATATTGCCAATGCCAACGGGATGATTGCCCTTTCTCATACCAAGGGCCATATTTTGACTGGTTTTGGCGGTGCCATTAAAAACTTGGGCATGGGCTGCGGTAACCGCGGTGGTAAGCAGATGATGCATTCCTCGCTTAAGCCCAAAGTTAAGGGTGAAGGGTGTAAGGTGTGCAGCACCTGTCTGAAATGGTGTCCCGCCGATGCCATCTTGATTATGGAAGAAACGGCGGAAATTGATCATGACAAGTGTATCGGTTGCGGTGAGTGCACCGTGGTTTGTCCCACCCGGGCCATTAAAATCCAGTGGAAGAGTGAGACGGTGGATGTACAGGAGCGTATGGCCGAATATGCCTGGGGAGCCATCAAGGATAAACTTGGCAAAGTGGCATTTATCAATTTTATTATGAATGTCACACCAGATTGTGATTGTAATGCGTGGAGTGATGCATATATTGTTAATGACGTGGGAATCGTGGCTTCCACGGACCCGGTGGCCATTGATCAGGCTTCCATTGATTTAATTAACGGTCAGACCGGCTTACAGAATACCCGACTGGAGCAAAACTTTGCTCCGGGGGAAGATAAGTTTAAGGGCGTTTATCCCGAGACCGACCATGAAGCGCAGCTGCGCCACGCTGAAAAGCTGGGGATGGGAAGCCGTGAATATGAACTTATTCGGATATAG
- the cysK gene encoding cysteine synthase A — MKIAQDVVELIGATPMVRLNKLADAEMAEVVGKLESFNPGGSVKDRIAMSMVLAAEKEGVLKPGATILEPTSGNTGIGLAMIAAARGYRLILVMPETMSMERRTLLRAYGAEFILTPGAKGMKGTLDKVEEILKDHPEYFVPQQFANPANPEVHRQTTAREILEQTGGQLDAFVAGVGTGGTVTGVGEVLKEVNPGIKIFAVEPADSPVLSGGQPGPHKIQGIGAGFVPSVLNRGVIDEVLTVTNDQAMETARRLASEEGLLMGISCGAAVHAALEVARKLGPGRRVVVVLPDTGERYLTTDLFKQE, encoded by the coding sequence ATGAAAATAGCTCAGGATGTAGTTGAACTTATTGGCGCCACGCCCATGGTTCGTCTCAATAAGCTGGCGGATGCAGAAATGGCGGAAGTGGTAGGTAAGCTTGAATCTTTTAATCCTGGTGGAAGTGTAAAGGACCGTATCGCCATGAGTATGGTTTTGGCTGCGGAAAAAGAAGGTGTACTAAAGCCCGGGGCCACCATTTTGGAGCCCACCAGCGGCAATACCGGCATTGGGTTGGCCATGATTGCGGCGGCCCGTGGCTACCGGCTGATTCTGGTGATGCCGGAGACCATGTCTATGGAACGGCGCACCCTGCTGCGTGCCTACGGTGCGGAGTTTATCCTCACGCCTGGTGCCAAAGGTATGAAAGGAACGCTGGATAAAGTGGAGGAAATATTAAAAGACCATCCAGAATACTTCGTGCCTCAGCAGTTTGCCAATCCCGCCAACCCGGAGGTTCACCGTCAGACAACGGCCCGTGAAATTTTGGAGCAGACCGGCGGGCAGCTTGATGCTTTTGTGGCGGGAGTAGGCACAGGAGGGACCGTCACCGGTGTAGGAGAAGTCTTAAAGGAGGTCAATCCCGGCATTAAAATATTTGCCGTTGAGCCTGCCGATTCTCCCGTGCTTTCCGGCGGGCAGCCCGGCCCCCATAAAATCCAGGGCATCGGAGCCGGTTTTGTCCCCTCGGTGTTAAACAGAGGAGTTATCGACGAGGTGCTCACCGTTACCAATGACCAGGCCATGGAAACAGCCCGGCGCCTGGCATCGGAAGAAGGATTGCTTATGGGTATCTCCTGTGGTGCTGCAGTGCATGCCGCCCTGGAGGTGGCACGCAAGCTGGGTCCGGGCCGTCGTGTGGTTGTGGTGCTACCGGACACCGGCGAGCGCTATTTGACCACTGATTTGTTTAAGCAGGAATAG
- the nuoE gene encoding NADH-quinone oxidoreductase subunit NuoE, with protein sequence MEKEDMKFQEIFSQYNGEREELIPILQDTQAIYGYLPEQAMRAIARFMRIPQSQVYGVATFFGQFYFSRRGKHAIKVCLGTACHVKGAGRLMEAFEREMGIGCGCITDDYSFSLERVNCVGACAIAPVVMVGEDVYGHVESKRVKEVLDIYAKDS encoded by the coding sequence ATGGAAAAAGAAGACATGAAGTTTCAGGAGATTTTTTCACAGTACAATGGAGAGAGAGAGGAACTCATTCCGATTCTTCAGGACACCCAAGCCATTTATGGCTATCTACCGGAACAGGCAATGCGTGCCATTGCCCGTTTTATGCGTATACCTCAAAGTCAGGTATACGGAGTGGCAACATTTTTTGGCCAGTTTTACTTTAGCCGTCGTGGGAAGCATGCTATTAAAGTATGTCTGGGTACGGCCTGCCACGTAAAAGGTGCCGGTCGCCTGATGGAAGCTTTTGAGAGGGAAATGGGTATCGGTTGTGGTTGCATAACTGATGATTACTCATTTAGCCTTGAGAGGGTTAACTGTGTTGGCGCCTGTGCCATTGCTCCTGTTGTCATGGTGGGCGAGGATGTTTACGGGCACGTTGAAAGTAAGCGTGTAAAGGAGGTTTTGGATATTTATGCGAAAGACTCTTGA